DNA sequence from the Acidobacteriota bacterium genome:
GGCGCCGGACCCTTCATCCGGGAACTGGCCCGCGGCCTGGTCCGCCACGGCGACCTGGTCACGGTGCTCGCGCCTCGCGCGGAGGGCGTCCGTCCGTCCTGGATCGACGACGGCGTCGAGGTCCGGACATTCCCCTACGCCCCTCGAAGGCTGGAGGTACTTGGCTACGGCCGCAGCCTGGCCGCGGACGAGCGCGTCCGGCCCGGAGCCGGACTGGCGGCGCCGCTCTATCTGCGCGCAGCCGCCTCGGCCGTCGCCCGCCTTCTCGCCCGCGAAGCGTACGACCTGCTGCACGCGCACTGGCTGGTGCCGAACGGACTGGCGGCGCTGTGGCCGGGCGTCCGCAAGCGAGGCGCCCTGATCGCCGCGGGCCTGCACGGCAGCGATGTCTTTCTGGCCGAAAAGGCCCTGGTGCGTCCGGCGATCCGGCGCGCCCTGAGGCGCTGCGAACTCCTGACCGGCTGCTCGCCGGAACTCGTCGAGCGCGTCGTGAAGCTGGGTTACCGGGACAAGCCCTGCCACGTCATCCCCTACGGCGTCGACGTCGACGTCTTTTGTCCCGCCGCCGAGGCCGCTGACCCGGCGAGCACCGGCGACTGGCGTCAGCGGCTCGAAATCCCCGGCCGCGCCAAGGTCCTGCTCGGTGTTGGCAGGCTGGCGACGAAGAAGGGCTTCCACGTTCTGGTCGACGTCCTGCCCCGGCTTCTGGCCGAGTTCGACGACCTGTACGCCGTCATCGCGGGCGGCGGCGACCAGGTGGCCGCGCTGCGGTCCGCCGTATCGGCATGGGAACCGCGAAACGCCGCGCGCCTTCGTTTCCCCGGTCCCGTCGCCCACGACGACCTGCCTGGCCTGTACCGCAGCGCCGACCTCTTCGTGCTACCCGCGGTCCACGACCCGCAGGGCAACGTCGACGGCCTGCCCAACGTGATCCTCGAAGCCCTGGCCAGCGGTCTGCCCGTAGTCTCCAGCGCGATTTCGGGTATCCCCCTCGCGATCGAGTCCGGAGTCGAGGGACTGCTCGTACCGGAACAGGACCGCAACGCCCTCAGCGACGCGATCGCCGAACTCCTGCGCTCTCCGGAGCGCCGCCTCCGGATGGGCGCCAGAGCCCGCGCCCGGGCCGTTTCGCACCTGACCTGGGACCAGGTCGCCGCCGCGTATCGCGACGCCTACCTGGAGGCCCTGTCCAAGCGCCAACGACCATGAAGCCGGACGGCCAGGAAGTTGCGATCGGCCCACGAGGCCGAAGGGTCTGGTGGACGGTTCTGATCGCCGCCATGACCCTGCCGACAGTCGCCTCGCTCGCCTACTTCGTCTGGTTGGAGGGTACGGCCTGGGTCGCGCCCGTCTACCTCGGCGCCAAGGTACTGCAATTCGCCGGGCCCGTAGCGGCCTTGGGGATCCTGCTGGCGGCCGCGACAGGGCCCTCGCGACCCGGACATTCCGTGGCCCTCGGGCTGGGCACCGGGATCGCCGGAGCAGCCTTCACCTGGCTCTGCTACGTCGTCTTTTTTCGTGGCGGCGAGATGGCCGCCACCGCGGCCGAGGCGATCACCGTCAAGCTGGCGGACTTCCACCTCGACACCCTGAGCCGCTACGTCGTCGCGGCGCTTCTCATCAGCTTCCTCCACTCCTGGCTGGAGGAGGTGTACTGGCGGGCGTTCGTCTATGGGCGGCTATGCCGCCTGACCTCAGCCAGATGGTCCTTGCTGATCGGCGCCGCGGGCTTCGCGGCCCACCATGTCGTGGTCATCGCGGTGTACCTGGGCGACGCATCGGTCATCGTTCTGGCCCTCATGTCCCTACCTGTCTTCCTGGGCGGCGCCCTGTGGTGCCAGCTCTACCGCACCACGGGAAACCGCCTTTTGGCTCCCTGGATCAGCCACATCTGCCTCGATCTCGCCATCATGGCGGTGGGCTACGACCTGGTCTTCGCCGGTTGAGCCCCCGCGGGCAAGCTACTCGCGCGCCGTCGGCAAGCCCTGCTCGCGGAGCCAGTCATCGTTGTAGATCGTGCTCAGGTAGCGGGTGCCCGAATCCGGGAAGAGGGTGACAACCCGGGCGCCGGGCTGTAGCCCGGGCAGAATCTCGCGCACTCCCCAGAGCGCGGCGCCGCTCGAGCCGCCCACGAGCATCGCCTCATCCCGCGCGAGTTCGCGGGCGGTCAGGAACGCCTCCGAGTCACTCACCTGGAGCATCCGGTCGAACACCTCGAACTCCGGGCAGTCGATGATCTCCTCGTCGCCAAGGCCTTCGAGAAGGTACCGGCCGGGAGGCGCCGAGTCGTCGTCCGACCCCGAGAGAGCCGCGAAGTGGCGGCTGAACACGGAACCTTCGACATCGACCGCGACCACCTCGATCTTCGGGTCCCGCTCCTTGAGGTACCGGCCCACGCCGGAGACCGTTCCGCCAGTGCCGATGCCGCCGACGAAGACGTCGATGCGTCCGTCCATCTGACGCCAGATCTCGGGAGCGGTCATCTCGTAGTGGCACTGGTTGTTCTCCCGGTTGTTGTGCTGATCGGGAAAGAAGGCGTCGGGGCACGCAGCCACCAGGCTCCGCGCCTTGCGGTTGTACGACTCAGGGTGTTCCGGAGGCAGATCGCCGTCCACGAGGACCAGTTCGACGCCGAGGGCTCGAAGGCAATCCAGCTTTTCCCGGCTGGTCTGACGGCGAACAACCGCCCGGCAGCGAAGCCCCCTGTTCGTCGCCATCATCGCCAATCCCATCGCCGTGTTGCCCGACGACGCCTCGATCACCAAGCCACCCGGCGAGAGGGTCCCCGAGGCCAGGGCCCGGTCCACGAGGTACCGTGCCACGCGGTCCTTCACGCTGCCCATCGGGTTGAGGTACTCGAGCTTCGCGAAGACCTCGATCCCGCGCCCAGTGGTCTTCACCGAGCGGCGCAGACGCACCATGGGGGTGCCGCCGATCGCCTCGCTCACATCCTCGTAGACGTCAGCCATCTTCAGCTCTGTCCAGCAGGCGATCCCGGACGAGCTGCATGTCCTCCCAGGCGGCCCGCTTGAACGACGGATCCCGCAGCAGAAACGCCGGATGGTAGGTCACACGCACCGGAACCCCCGCCACCTCGTGCCAGCGCCCGCGAAGGCGGCCCAGGGAGTCCCGGGTCTGCAGCAGTTGCTGCGCCGCGACACGGCCCAGAGCGACGACCACCCGGGGCGCGATGAGTTCCACCTGCCGGTCCAGGAACGAGCGGCAGGCCGCGGTCTCGTCGGGCTGCGGATCCCGATTGTTCGGAGGCCGGCACTTGACCACGTTGGTGATGTAGACGTCCTCGCGCCGCAGATCGATCGCACGGATGATCCGGTTCAGGAGCTGGCCGGCACGACCCACGAAGGGCAGGCCCTGCCGATCCTCGTTGTAACCGGGTCCCTCGCCGACGAACATCAGGTCCGCATTCGCGTCACCGTCGCCGAACACGACCGTGTTGCGCTGCTCGCACAGCCGGCAAGCGGTACAGGCCTGGGCCTCGGCCGCTACCGCCTTCAGGCATTCCGAGCGGTCCTCCACAACTTCCGGGACTCCCCCCGTCCGCCGGGGCGGATAGGCATCCTCGAAACCGAGCTCTCGCAGCAGGCCGAGTTCCTGGCCCACGGAGAGCGGAAGTCGCGTCACGAACTCTCGCCCGTGCCGACTTCGCCGGCCAGATCGCCCGCAAACAGCTCCAGCAGGCGGCCGGCCAGTTCGTCCTTCGGCTGCTTCGCGAAGCGAACCGGAGCGTCCCGCCGGCCGAAGACGACCACTTCGTTGTCCGGCGACTCGAAGCCGATGTCCGGCCGCGATACGTCGTTGGCGACGATCCAGTGTGCCTGCTTCGCTTTCAGCTTGCCCTGCGCCGAACTCTCGAGGCACTCGGTCTCAGCCGCAAAGCCGACCCGCACGGCCTGGGGCGCCACCGTCGCCAGACCGGCGAGTAGATCGGGGTTCTGCTCGAGCTTGAGAACCAGACCGTCGGCGCCGGACTTCTTGAGCTTCTGGTCCGCGCACCCGAGGGGCCGGTAGTCGGCGACCGCAGCAGCCATCACGATGAGGTCCGCGGCCGGCGCCGTCTCCGCGAGCGCCGCCTCCATCTCCACCGCTGACACGACATCGATCCGCCGCACGCCGTCGGGGGTTCCCCGGCTCACGGGTCCGGCCACGAGAACGACCTCCGCGCCACGAAGCGCTGCCTGACGCGCCAGGGCGAAGCCCATGCGGCCGCTCGACCGATTGCCGAGGAAGCGCACCGGATCGATCGCCTCGAAGGTCGGACCGGCTGTGACGACCACCCGCTTGCCACCCAGAGGACCCACCGGCGAGGTCGCTCCGTCGTCCGGGAGCGCCAACGCTCGGCAAACGGCGTCCACAATCGCCTCCGGCTCCGCCATGCGCCCCCAGCCCCGTTCGCCCGAAGCCAGCGCGCCCTCGACCGGCCCCACGATCTCGGCTCCGCGGTTCCTCAGCGCCTCGACCTGAGCGCCGACCTGCGGTTTGCGCCACATCGCGTCGTGCATCGCGGGTGCGACGACCACGGGTCCCTCGAACATGAGAGCCGTCGTGCTCAGGAAGTCATCCGCCAAACCGAGAGCCAGACGGGCCAGCGTGTTGGCGGTCGCCGGCGCAACGCAGAGCAGATCGGCCCACCGCGCCGCCTCGACATGAAGTTCGGCGCCGTCCACACCGCCGTCACGCGAAAGGTAGCTCTGGCCGTAGACCCGTTCGCCGCTCAGCACCTCGAGAGTCAGCGGCGACACGAAGCTCTCCGCCGCCAAAGTCGGCGCGCAACGTACGGCGATCCCCCGCTCCCGAAGCCTCCGGACGAGGTAGGCGCCCTTGTAGGCGGCGATCCCGCCGCTTATGCCAAGAAGGACCCTGCCCTGGGCAGCCCGTGCAGGCGCGGCTCTAGTTGACTGTACTTCGCTGCCCGAAGGCATCGTCCCCAGGCTGCGGGTTGCCGTCCCCGGCGCTATCCGGTTCCGAAGACTCGGGCGCCTCGCCGAAGTCCCACTCGACGAGGTCGCGCTCCATCTCGCTCATCGCATGACGGGCGAACTTCGGGCTCTCCCTGGGCATGCGTTCCTGGGCGCCCCGGATCAACTGCTCGGCTCGGCGCGCGGCCAGAAGGACGAAACGGAACTTGCTGTCTACTTTCTCAGGAAAACGGGCCATGTGCATGAAAGTCCGCGAGAACGCGGCGTACGCGCTCCCGCATCCGCTCCCTTCGCTGTCGTTTCTCGAGAATGATGGCCGCCAGGGTCTCGCTGGCCACCTCGGCGCGGTCGTTGACAATAACATAGTCATAGTCGCGCACCCGCCCCAGTTCATCGAGCGCACCCTGAAGTCGCTGCCGGATGGCCGGGGCCTCGTCCAGGTCGCGTCCACGCAGCCGCGCCACCAGCGCCTCCGGGCTCGGGGGCATGACGAAGACACTATGGACCGCCGTACCCAACCGGCCCTCGACGCCGCCGGTGGCCATGACCTGCGCCGCTCCCTGCACGTCGATGTCCAGCAGGACGTCCATTCCCCTCTCGATTCGCGGCAAGACCTCGTCGACCGATGTTCCGTAGCGGTTGCCGTGAACCTCCGCCCACTCCAAGAACCGATCTTCCGCCACCATGGCCTCGAACGTCTCCAGAGCCACGAAGTGGTAGTCGACGCCGTCTTCCTCGTTCTCGCGCGGGGGGCGCGTCGCGTGGCTGATCGAGAATTCGACCCCGGCGACGAGCTCCATCGCCCGATGCACGAGCGTCGTCTTGCCGGCGCCGGACGGCGCCGAGAGTATGAACAACTCTCCTCTCGCCGTGCCCCCAGTCATTCGATGTTCTGCACCTGCTCCCGCAACTGCTCGCAGAGCACCTTACCCTCGACGACAGCCCGCTGCATCGTCAGATCACGGCACTTCGACCCGACCGTGTTCAGCTCGCGCAGGATCTCCTGGGTGAGGAAGTCCAGGCGCCGTCCCACCGCCCCCTCTTCGGCCATCGCCGTCTCGAAGCCGTCCAGGTGGCCGCCGAGTCGTTCCAGTTCCTCCGCCGTGTCGCCCCGTTCGATCAGCAGGGCCACCTCCTGAACCAGGCGCGCAGGGTCCAGTCCGGCGCCTGACGTGTCCCCCGCCCCGTGTCCTCCGAGCAGTTCGCGCACCCGCCTCTCCAGTTCGTCCGGGGCTCGATCAACAACCTCTCTACGGCGCGCGGCAAGTGCCTCCACGTTGCGGCGCAGCTCGGAGAGATGGCCGCGAAGCGCGTCTTCCAGGACTTGTCCCTCGCGTTCGCGTTCGGCCACCAGGGCAGCCACGGCACGCCGGCTGACCCGCACCGCGAGTTCCCGTTCCTCCATTCCCATGACCGGCGGCACCACCTCCGGCCGCGAACCGCGCACGGCCGACAGCAGTTCACCAGCACTGAGGTCCGAGGCAACGAGACCCCGGCGCCGCCAGCGACGGGCGGTCCGCTGCAGGGCATCCGCCGTCTCGTCGCACAGCTCGGCGGTCGGGGCGTCGGGGACGGTCTCGATCTCGACTCCCAGCTCGACCCGGCCGCGCCGGATCCTTGCAGCGACCACCGCGCGCAGTTCCGGCTCCAGGAGCCGGAACTGCGCCCGCAGTCGAATCGCGAAGTCGAGGTAACGGTGGTTTACGGACCGCGCCGTGACGGTCACGCGGCAGGGGCCTCTCTGCTCCGTCGCCTCCCCGATCCCGGTCATGCTCCTCAGGGTCGACCCCCTTCCCGCGATTCCCTGACCGCACCGAGCTCCCGAAGGAGGCTGCGGGCCGCCCGCTCGCTGGCTCCGGACGCTCCGAGCGCCGGCCGGAGTTCGGCCAGGTCGGCCCGCATGCTGTCCACGCGGGACCGTTCCGAAAGGAGATCCCGCGCTGTCGCCGCCATCTGGATCGCACCGGCCTCGCCCTGCAGCAGCTCCGGAACGACCCGGCGACCGAGAACCAGGTTGACGAGGCTGATGAACGGCAGGTCGACCAACCACCGGCCGATGAGACCCGTCAGCGGCGACACACGGTAGACCACGACCATCGGAGTGCCCAGGAGGCCCACCTCCAGGGTCGCGGTACCGGAAGCACAGAGAGCGAGATGGGAGCCGGCCAATGCCGCAAACCGCCCTGAGCGCACGATCTCCAGGTTCTGGCGCGCAAGCGGACTCGCTGCAACCAGTCGATCGACGAGGCCGGCATCCACCGTGGGGGCAAGGATCAGGCGAACCCGCGCGCCGTCGCGGCCCAAACCGTCGTCCGCATCGCGCCCCTCCGACGCCAGCGTGGCCGCGGCCCGCAGCATCGGCGGCAGGATCCGCCGAACCTCGCTGTTCCGCGACCCCGGCAACAGGGCCACCCTTGCCCGAGCCGGCAGATCCGCCTCCTGCTCCCAGACGGACGCGAACTCGGGCACTTCGTCGACCAGGGGATGGCCGACATGCTCCACCTCGAGTTCGAGACCCCGGTACACGTCGACTTCGAAGGGAAAGAGGACCAGCATGCGCTTCACGAGGCGCGCGATCGCTGCCACCCGGCGGCGGCGCCAGGCCCAGACCTGCGGCGAGACGTAGTAGAGCACCGGTACGCCCTGCCGGCGGAGGCGCCGCGCCAGACGCAGGTTGAAGTCCGGGAAGTCGACCAGCACCGCCAACTCGGGTCGACGTTCCTCGACCGCCCGCAGCAGCCGCCGGAAGACCCGCCGAATCCGCGGCAGCTCCCGCAGAACCTCGAAGATGCCCACAACCGCTACCTCGTCGCTATGCGCGACCGGCTCCAGGCCCGCGGTGGCCATCGCGTCGCCGCCGAGTCCGAAGAACCTGATCCGGCCCCCGTCCCCGGTCAGGCGACGTGCGGCCTCCATCATTCGCGCCGCGTGATGGTCGCCGGAGGCCTCACCGGCGGAGATCAGAACGGCCGGGCTGCCCTCGATCAGCGAGCCCGGGCTCAGGGAATCGGCGCGGCCGGCGACCATGGGAACGGGAACATCAACCAGGCCAGCACCAGGCCCCCGCCGACCATGCCGACCATCATCTGCAGAAACAGCCGCACCCGGTCCCTGAGCCGCCGTCGCCACAGCACGGCAAAGAACAGGCTGACCTGGAGGGCGTAAATCACCATCAGGGTGAAGTGACTCGTCAACACGTCCGTCAGTCCTTCGATCCGCTGGCGATGTCCCAGGCGTCCAGAACCGCCAGGAGGTTGAGAAGACCGGCGGTCAGCATGAACGCCTTGCCGTACTCGAACGTCGAGGACAGGATGTCCCCGCTGTACTCGACCAGGTAGCGGGCCACGAAGTACGGTGCGCCAGCGCCCATCGAGCTCAGGGTCGCGAGCCGGCTGAGCGGTTGCTCCGGCACGACGACGTAGAGGTGCCCGCGGAGCCAGCAGCCAAACAGGAACGAGAAGAGGACCACGCCGAACACGACCGCGGCGCGCCGCGGCTTGCGCAGAATCAGGTGACCGGAGCCCGGCACCACCCAGGCCGCTACCGCAACGAGCACGGGCCGGAGGACGCCCCGGGGCTCGGCAGGAGGCCCGGCTGGAGGCGAAGTCGTCGTCATCTGTGCGCGGCGGGCGGCGGGGCCCGGGCCTTGCGGAGCCCGGTCTACTCGTCGGAGTTCAGGAGTTCCTTGAGTTCCTTGCCAGGCTTGAAGTAGGGGATCTTCTTGGAAGGAACGTCAACCCGGGCGCCGGTCTTCGGGTTGCGCCCAATCCTGGAACCGCGCTCGCGGATACGAAAACTCCCGAAGCCCCGGAGTTCGATCTTGTCTCCGTCCTTCAAGGAGTCGACGATGCTCTCCAGCACCGTGCTCACGATGACCTCGGCGTCTTTCTTCGTCAAGTCGGTGCTACGCGCCACTTCCTCGACCAGGTGAGCCTTGGTCATCCCGCGGCGGATGGCTTCAGAGATCTGGATCGCATCTTTCATTTTCGGCTCTCCCCTTAGCCGGCCTTCTAGTCCTTTTCCGACGAACCCTCCGCGGCGGGCGCCTCCTCCCCGCCCCCGGCCTCTTCGGTCTCCGCGGGCGGCTCCACCTCTGCTCCGGCGGCCTCCACTTCCGGAGCCTCCTCAGCTTCTTCGGGCTCGGCAACGACTTCCTCAGCTTCCTCGGCCTCGGCGGCGACCTCCTCAGCTTCCTCGGCCTCGGCAACGGCCTCCGCGGCTTCCTCGGCTTCCACGTCCTCCGCGACGGTCTCCACAGCCTCCTCGGCCTCCTCGACACCCTCTTCAGCCTGCGCAGGCTCCTCGGCCGCGGCCCCCTCGACGGTCTCTTCCGGCTCCTCGGGCTCTTCGGCCGCCATGGCCGCCGCCGTAGCCGCCGCGAGCTTCTGTTCCCGCTCCGCCGCCAACTCGTCCGCCTCTTCGTCGGTCAACTCGACCACGCCGCGCAGGCTGAGACCGACCTTCTTGTCCTCGTCCTCGATGCGGAGAATGCGGGCGCGGAGGAACTCGCCGATCTTGTAGTGGTCCTCGAGCTTGCCGCCCGGGATGTCGACCTCGCTGACGTGCGCCAGTCCCTCCAGCCCGTCGTAAACGTCGATGAACAGCCCGAAGTCGGTCACGTTGACCACCCGGCCCACGATGTCGTCGCCGACGCGGTTGCCGTCCACGAAATCCTGCCACTCGTTGGGAAGGAAGTCCTTGATCGACAGGGACACCCGCTGTCCGGTGACATCGATGTTCGTGATCCGGGCGCGAACGGCATCGCCCTTCGCGAGCACCTCGCTGGGGTGCTTCACGCGCTTCGTCCAGCTCATGTCCGAGACATGGACGAGGCCGTCGATCTCCTCCGTGATCTCGACGAAGGCGCCGAACTCGGTCAGGTTCCGCACCCGGCCCTCGACGATCGTGCCGACCGGGAAGCGCGCCGCGAGATCCTCCCACGGGTTCGACTCCACCTGGCGGAGGGACAGGCTGATTCGACGCTGCTGCATGTCGAGCTCCGACACGATCGCCTCGACCTCCTGGCCGACGCTGACGATCTTGGACGGCGGCACGACCTTCTTCGTCCACGACATCTCGCTGACGTGCACCAGGCCCTCGACACCCTCCTCCAACTCCACGAAGGCGCCGTAGTCGACGAGGCTGACGACCCGGCCGCGGACCCGCGAACCGAGCGGGTACTTCTTGTCGACCAGGGTCCACGGATCCTCGGTGGTCTGCTTGAAGCCGAGCGAGACACGCTCGGTTTCCGGGTCGAAACGAAGCACGACGACCTCCACTTCGTCGCCGACCCCGAAGTGCTCCGACGGATGGTTCACCCGGCCCCAGGAGATGTCCGTGATGTGGAGCAGGCCGTCGATGCCACCCAGGTCGACGAACACGCCGTAGTCCGTGATGTTCTTGACCACGCCCGGCAGCCGAGCCCCCTCCTTCAGCTTGGTCAGGGTTTCGGCCTTCTTCTTCGCGTACTCCTTCTCGAGCACGGCGCGCCGCGACAGCACGATGTTGTTGCGCCGGCGGTCCAGGCTGATCACCTTGAACTCGAGTTCCTCGCCCTTGAACGACTCCAGGTACTTGACCGGCTTGATGTCCACCAGCGAACCCGGCAGGAACGCCCGCAGACCGACATCGACCGTAAGGCCCCCCTTGATCCGGTCGATCACCCGGCCCGTGATCACCTTGCCCTCCTTGAAGCTGTTCTCGACCTGCGCCCAGATCCGCATGCGCTCGGCCTTGACCTTGGAGAGCATCACATGGCCGTCGGCGCCCTCTGTCTGTTCGAGCAGCACTTCCACGTCGTCGCCGACGCTGACCTGGAGTTCGTCGTTCCGGGAGGTGAATTCGTGGATCGGCACCAGGCCTTCGGACTTGTAGCCGACATCCACGACGACATCGTTCGATGTGATCGCGATCACCTTGCCGGGGACGATCTCTCCCTCGTTGAGATGACGCATGCTGTCGTCGTACATCTCGACGAGTTGCTCATAGGAGAGGTTGTCTGTATCGGGCGCCTGCGCTTCGCCGGGAAGCGCGTCGGACGTGTGTTCTTCGGTGGGTTCCATGAGTTCCTGTGTTCTCGCTTCGGCTCTGAACCGTGCGGTGGGCGTTTCTAGGTAGACGGCGCACCGACAATCGGGCCGCAACGCGCTGCCGAAAGCAGGCGTCGAGGCCCGAACGGACGCCAAGGGTCAGACCGACAAGTATAGGGACGCGGCCGCAAGCGGTCAACCGGTCGGGGCTCCACCAACGGCAGCCGCGCCAGTGGCCTAAACACTCATTTCACAACACTTAGGCACCACGTTCCGGCCGCTCCACGACGCGAGCTTCCAGCCGTTCCAGGGCCCAGACTGCGTGGCTCCGGACGACGGGGTCACAACTTCCCCGTGCCCGTTCGAGCGCCGGGATGTAGACGGCTTCGCCGCGGTTCCCCATCGCCAGCGCGGCGTTACGCCGCAGTCCCGAACGACCGGGCCGCTTCATCGGACTGCCGCGAAAGCGCGTCCGGTACTCGTCTTCCGAGATCGTGAGCAGCGTCACGAGATCCAGTTCCGCGCGATGCGCCGGCAAGGAGAACTCCCCACTCCGCTCGTGCGCCGCCGGCCTCGCGCGATGCTCGTTCCAGGGGCACACCTCCTGGCAGACGTCGCATCCGAACACCCAGTCTCCGACCAGGGGTCGCGCCTGCTCCGGCACCTCTCCGCGGTGCTCGATCGTCCAGTAGCTGATGCACTTGCCGGAGTCCAGAACATAGGGCGCCGGCAGCGCTCCAGTCGGGCAGGCGTCGAGACAGCGCCGGCAGTCGCCACACAGATCCTCGGCCATCGGCTCGGACGGTTCGAGCTCCAGGGTCAGGAACAACTCTCCGAGCAGAAACCACGATCCCGTGCGGTCGAGCAAC
Encoded proteins:
- the queG gene encoding tRNA epoxyqueuosine(34) reductase QueG, which gives rise to MNAAKNRAELLIGWALASGFDRAGVASVEPRAGAGSAFLRRLERGLFASMAWLGRRTRRRLVPASVLDGARSVLCVALHYHPLEGEPEPQGDLWPRVARYARGDDYHLLMEGRLRALAARIREAFPGSGARLYVDTGPVLERELAARAGLGAIAKNTQLLDRTGSWFLLGELFLTLELEPSEPMAEDLCGDCRRCLDACPTGALPAPYVLDSGKCISYWTIEHRGEVPEQARPLVGDWVFGCDVCQEVCPWNEHRARPAAHERSGEFSLPAHRAELDLVTLLTISEDEYRTRFRGSPMKRPGRSGLRRNAALAMGNRGEAVYIPALERARGSCDPVVRSHAVWALERLEARVVERPERGA